In the genome of Actinomycetota bacterium, the window TCCTGGGCACGCCGATCGACGACACCATCGCCAACCTGGTCATGGCCCAGCTCCTGCACCTGGAGAGCGAGGACCCGGACAAGGACATCTCGATCTACATCAACTCGCCCGGCGGGTCGATCACCGACCTGCTCGCCATCTACGACACCATGCAGTACGTGAAGCCGGACGTGTCCACGATCTGCATGGGCATGGCCGCCTCGGCCGCCGCGGTGATCCTGGCCTCGGGCACCAAGGGCAAGCGCTACGCCCTGCCCCACTCGACCATCCTGATCCACCAGCCCTCGGGCGGGGCCCGCGGCCAGTCGGCCGACATCGAGATCCAGGCCCGGGAGATCCTCCGCCTGCGCAAGCTGCTGGACGAGATCATGGCCAAGCACACCGGCCAGACGGTCGAGAAGATCGCCAAGGACACCGACCGCGACTTCATCATGTCGGCCGACCAGGCGCTCGAGTACGGCATGGTCGACGAGATCATCACCGCCCGCCAGGTCGTCCCCGTGATCGGCTCCACCACCGCCCCGGCCGGCGTCTCCCGGCCGTCCGGCGACGGCGCCGGTCCCGAGCCGACGGCCGCGCCTCCCGCTTCCTGACCTCGGCTCCTCCCCCCGGAGGAGGCCACGATCGTCGCCGGGCAGGATGACCCGGTTCCCGCGGCACGCTACCGTCACGGCATGCGCATGCCCGGGTCCCTGGTCCGGCGGGTGCGGCGGCTGCCCCCGACGGTGGCCGACGGCCTGCTGGCGGCCCTGGTCACCGTGCTCGGGCTGCCCCAGCTGCTCATCGACAACCCGAGCCTGGCCAAGCTCGGCATCGAGTTCCGCGACACCGACGCGCTGGCCGTGCTGCTCACGCTCGCCCAGACGGTGCCGCTGGTCTGGCGCCGGCGCGCCCCCATGGCCGTCCTGGCCGTCACCGGCCTGGCCGCGCTCGCCCACCTGGTCGTCGGCTACCAGCCGACCTGGGCCGAGTTCGGGGTGCTGATCGCCCTCTACACGGTGGCCGCCCACTGCCCGCAGCGCCGGTCGCTGCTGGCCGCCGCCCTGGTCGCCGTCGGCCTGGCCGTCTACACGACCCTGGTCATGGTCCGCTACCCCAGGCCGGCCGAGGAGGACGTGCAGGGCTGGCTGGTCGGCTACGTGCAGTTCGCGGCCGCCTGGTTCCTGGGCAACGTGCAGAAGCGGCGGCTGGCCTACACGGCCAAGCTGGAAGCGCTCAACGCCCAGCTGGCCACCGAGCAGGAGCTGCGCTCGCGCTGGGCGGTGGCCGAGGAGCGGGGCCGGATCGCCCGCGAGCTGCACGACGTGGTCGCCCACTCGGTCAGCGTGATGACCGTCCAGGCCGGGGCGGCCCGGCGCACCCTGGCCGCCAGCCCCGACCAGGCGGCGTCCGCCCTTGGCCAGATCGAGTCGACCGGCCGCCAGGCTCTGGTCGAGCTGCGCCGGCTGCTCGGGCTGCTGCGCGACCGCGACCAGGAGGACGTCGCCGCCCTCGCCCCCCAGCCGGGCCTGGACCATCTGGAGTCGCTGACCGCCGCCGCCCGCGAGGCCGGCCTGCCGGTCGAGGTGACGGTCGAGGGCGAGCCGCGGCCGCTGCCGGCCGGGGTCGACCTGTCGGCCTACCGGATCGTGCAGGAGGCGCTGACCAACTCGCTCCGGCACGCCGGCCCGGCCCGGGCCAAGGTCCGGATCCGCTATGGCCGCGAGGACCTGGAGGTGCAGGTCACCGACGATGGCGCCGGCGGGCCGGGACGGTCCGGGACGGCGGAGGCCCGGTCGTGGTCAGGCTCGGCCCCGACGGGGTGCTGGAGCTCCCGGGCCGCAGGGAGGGCGGTGGGCACGGCCTCATCGGCATGCGCGAGCGGGTCGCCATGTTCGGCGGCACCCTCGAGACCGGTCCCCGCCCCGACGGCGGCTACCGGGTCGCGGCCCGCCTGCCGCTGGACAACGGATCCCCGTGACGATCAGGGTCCTGATCGCCGACGACCAGCCGCTGATGCGGACCGGGTTCCGGATGATCCTGGACGCCGAGCCCGACCTGGAGGTGGTGGGCGAGGCGGCCGACGGCGCCGAGGCGGTCCGGCTGGCCGCCGGCGCCCGGGCCGACGTGGTCCTGATGGACGTCCGCATGCCCGGCATGGACGGGATCGAGGCGACCCGCCGCCTGGCCGGCGACGGCGTCCAGGACCCGGTCCGGGTGCTGATCCTGACCACCTTCGACCTCGACGAGTACGTCCTGTCGGCCCTGCGCGCCGGGGCCAGCGGCTTCCTGCTCAAGGACGTCCCGCCCGAGGACCTGGTCGACGCCATCAAGGTCGTGGCCGCCGGCGACGCCCTCCTCGCCCCCTCGGTGACCAGGCGCCTGCTCGACCGCTTCGCGGCCAGCCTCCCCGACCCGGCCGCCGCCCGGCCCGCCGCCCTCGACAGCCTCACCGCCCGCGAGCTCCAGGTCCTCGGCCTGGTCGCCAGGGGCATGTCCAACGCCGAGATCGCCGAGCACCTGGTCGTCAGCGAGACCACCGTCAAGACCCACGTCGGCCGCCTGCTGTTCAAGCTCGACCTGCGCGACCGGGTCCAGGCCGTCGTCCTCGCCTACGAG includes:
- the clpP gene encoding ATP-dependent Clp endopeptidase proteolytic subunit ClpP, which translates into the protein MADANLVPIVIEQTSRGERSFDIFSRLLKDRIIFLGTPIDDTIANLVMAQLLHLESEDPDKDISIYINSPGGSITDLLAIYDTMQYVKPDVSTICMGMAASAAAVILASGTKGKRYALPHSTILIHQPSGGARGQSADIEIQAREILRLRKLLDEIMAKHTGQTVEKIAKDTDRDFIMSADQALEYGMVDEIITARQVVPVIGSTTAPAGVSRPSGDGAGPEPTAAPPAS
- a CDS encoding response regulator transcription factor — its product is MTIRVLIADDQPLMRTGFRMILDAEPDLEVVGEAADGAEAVRLAAGARADVVLMDVRMPGMDGIEATRRLAGDGVQDPVRVLILTTFDLDEYVLSALRAGASGFLLKDVPPEDLVDAIKVVAAGDALLAPSVTRRLLDRFAASLPDPAAARPAALDSLTARELQVLGLVARGMSNAEIAEHLVVSETTVKTHVGRLLFKLDLRDRVQAVVLAYETGIVRPGTA